From Brassica oleracea var. oleracea cultivar TO1000 chromosome C3, BOL, whole genome shotgun sequence, a single genomic window includes:
- the LOC106334762 gene encoding CASP-like protein 4A2, protein MKRTTSSNSEGQSYIESPHSPLRFHSPLSDAGDPPESRYVSPEGSPFKLDNPKAIVTDGKFPPLPPPPPQFPPRHQRSARGAPTNSSSEKSPSSMVVFNRWVREEGPQTTTRKVGGGETTTTTVNRGRRDELVSIAALGFRVSEVILCVISFSIMAADKTKGWSGDSYDRYKEYRYCLAVNVIAFVYSAFEACDAACYIAKQTYMLNCGFHDIFVFSMDQIIAYLLISASSCAATRVDDWVSNWGKDDFTQMATASIAVSFIAFVAFAVSALISSYRLFTHASS, encoded by the exons ATGAAGCGGACTACCTCATCGAACTCGGAAGGACAGAGCTACATCGAATCACCACACTCTCCTCTTCGATTTCATTCCCCTCTCTCAGATGCCGGAGATCCACCGGAGAGCCGTTACGTTTCCCCCGAGGGATCTCCTTTCAAACTCGACAACCCCAAGGCGATTGTAACCGACGGTAAGTTCCCGCCTCTTCCGCCGCCTCCTCCTCAGTTTCCGCCGCGGCATCAGAGGAGCGCGAGAGGAGCCCCGACGAACTCTTCGTCCGAGAAGTCTCCGTCGTCTATGGTGGTGTTCAATCGCTGGGTGAGGGAGGAAGGTCCACAGACCACGACGAGGAAGGTTGGAGGCGGAGAGACGACGACGACGACGGTGAACAGAGGGAGACGAGATGAATTGGTGAGTATAGCGGCGCTAGGGTTTAGAGTGAGCGAAGTGATTTTGTGCGTGATTTCGTTTTCGATCATGGCGGCTGATAAAACTAAAGGATGGAGCGGCGATTCTTATGATCGTTACAAAGAGTACAG GTATTGTTTGGCTGTAAACGTTATAGCATTCGTATACTCTGCGTTTGAAGCTTGCGACGCTGCTTGCTACATCGCTAAACAGACTTATATGTTAAACTGTGGATTTCATGATATCTTCGTCTTCTCCATGGATCAA ATTATTGCATATCTTCTGATCTCGGCTTCTTCATGCGCTGCTACTCGAGTTGATGATTGGGTATCTAATTGGGGAAAAGATGACTTTACTCAAATGGCAACCGCTTCTATCGCTGTTTCTTTTATAGCGTTTGTGGCGTTTGCGGTCAGCGCTTTGATTTCTTCTTACAGGCTCTTCACTCATGCTTCCTCTTGA